In the Gossypium raimondii isolate GPD5lz chromosome 9, ASM2569854v1, whole genome shotgun sequence genome, one interval contains:
- the LOC105800106 gene encoding probable fructokinase-7 produces MAGKLTTGNITGIEKLHIVGGAEDRTAITNGNAAKNKPLVVCFGELLIDFVPTVGGVSLAEAPAFKKAPGGAPANVAVGVSRLGGSSAFVGKVGDDEFGYMLADILKQNNVDNSGMRFDRTARTALAFVTLKADGEREFMFFRHPSADMRLHESELNTNLIKQANIFHYGSISLIEEPCKSAHLAAMNIAKKSGSMLSYDPNLRLPLWPSPEAARKGIMSIWDQSDIIKVSEDEITFLTGGDDPYDDNVVMKKLFHPNLKLLVVTEGSEGCRYYTKAFKGRVPGIKVKPVDTTGAGDAFVSGLLNSLASDSKLFQDEKRLRDALLFANVCGALTVTERGAIPSLPTKTAVLDALNKHSASKK; encoded by the exons ATGGCTGGGAAATTAACTACAG GAAATATCACTGGTATTGAGAAACTGCATATTGTTGGTGGAGCTGAAGATCGTACTGCTATTACAAACGGCAACGCTGCAAAGAATAAACCTCTAGTTGTTTGCTTCGGTGAATTGTTGATCGACTTTGTACCGACGGTTGGAGGGGTTTCTCTGGCTGAAGCACCTGCTTTCAAGAAGGCTCCTGGTGGTGCTCCTGCAAATGTGGCTGTTGGGGTATCACGATTAGGAGGATCATCCGCTTTCGTAGGAAAG GTAGGTGATGATGAATTTGGCTACATGTTAGCTgacattttaaaacaaaacaatgtTGACAACTCTGGCATGCGATTTGATCGAACTGCAAGAACTGCGCTTGCATTTGTTACTCTCAAAGCTGATGGTGAACGTGAGTTCATGTTTTTCCGTCATCCAAGTGCTGATATGCGTCTTCATGAGTCGGAACTCAATACAAACCTCATTAAGCAG GCAAACATCTTTCACTATGGTTCTATTAGTTTGATCGAGGAACCATGCAAGTCAGCTCACTTGGCAGCAATGAACATTGCCAAGAAGTCTGGAAGCATGCTCTCTTATGATCCAAATTTAAGATTGCCACTATGGCCATCACCAGAGGCTGCTCGAAAAGGCATAATGAGTATATGGGATCAATCGGACATTATTAAG GTGAGCGAGGATGAAATTACATTCTTAACCGGAGGTGATGACCCTTATGATGATAACGTGGTGATGAAGAAGCTTTTTCATCCTAATCTTAAGCTTTTGGTTGTAACCGAGGGATCAGAGGGTTGTAGATATTACACCAAG GCATTTAAGGGCAGGGTTCCTGGCATTAAAGTTAAACCTGTAGACACGACAGGTGCTGGCGATGCGTTTGTCAGTGGCTTATTGAATAGCCTAGCTTCTGATTCAAAGCTATTTCAG GACGAGAAGCGGTTAAGAGATGCCTTACTTTTTGCAAATGTCTGTGGAGCCCTAACAGTAACGGAGAGAGGTGCAATACCGTCGCTGCCAACAAAAACAGCCGTGCTTGATGCTTTGAACAAACATTCTGCATCAAAGAAATGA